Proteins encoded within one genomic window of Empedobacter falsenii:
- a CDS encoding helix-turn-helix domain-containing protein — protein MKDYNSILYNNPEETKTIAEYLIRNSNDKTELIESYILLANANYFGGKYDEALDNAAKANTEAILDNNTELIHESELVLNRIYQRYHLLDFSEKYLLNNSSDENSILQANQYFYKGDYSNALKTLLEKKSLNTEEELTLSKLYLKSHQYNKAFQLLSQLEEKKEIGNYFKARINLLLGEYYFDKRSNTEAVSYYQKGLVYAKKINHSDLIKDAYYNLASLYLANHNVNEFNFYNEKFDSISTLNLQISQKINNSIFHHQSKIIETKQLKKEKIYHIISGISIALLILILLVYTILLNKKKENTRVVKAIINSLKESQKENQYSKDEVKNQIKTDLISKEKEMAILQKLNSFEQTNKFLSKNVSLGLIASQLDTNTKYLSDIINRHKEKNFNTYINELRIKYILNKLTSDSNYLNYKISYLAEESGFSSHSSFVSAFKSYTGTTPTIFIKTINLTQK, from the coding sequence TTGAAAGATTATAATTCTATCTTATATAATAATCCTGAAGAAACAAAAACCATTGCAGAATATCTTATCCGAAATTCTAATGATAAAACAGAATTAATAGAATCTTATATTTTACTAGCCAATGCAAATTATTTTGGAGGAAAATATGATGAAGCTCTTGACAATGCTGCAAAGGCAAATACTGAAGCTATTTTGGACAATAATACAGAGTTAATACATGAATCAGAACTTGTTTTAAATAGAATTTATCAACGTTATCACTTACTCGATTTTTCAGAAAAATATTTACTAAACAATTCATCTGACGAAAATTCAATTTTACAAGCAAATCAATATTTTTATAAAGGTGATTATTCTAATGCATTAAAAACACTATTAGAGAAAAAATCTCTAAACACAGAAGAAGAATTAACCCTATCTAAATTATATTTAAAAAGTCATCAGTATAACAAAGCATTTCAATTATTATCTCAATTAGAAGAAAAAAAGGAAATAGGCAATTATTTCAAAGCGAGAATAAATCTATTGTTAGGCGAGTATTATTTTGATAAAAGATCTAATACAGAAGCTGTTTCATATTATCAGAAAGGATTAGTTTATGCTAAAAAAATTAACCATTCTGACCTAATAAAAGATGCATATTATAATTTGGCTAGTTTATATTTAGCTAATCACAATGTGAATGAATTTAATTTTTATAATGAAAAGTTCGATTCTATTTCTACCCTAAACCTTCAAATTAGTCAAAAAATAAATAATTCTATTTTTCATCATCAATCAAAAATTATTGAAACCAAACAATTAAAAAAAGAAAAAATCTATCACATTATTTCTGGAATTTCTATTGCTTTATTAATATTAATCTTACTTGTTTATACAATTTTACTAAACAAAAAAAAGGAAAATACTCGTGTTGTAAAAGCTATTATTAATTCACTAAAAGAATCGCAGAAAGAAAATCAATATTCTAAAGATGAAGTAAAAAATCAAATCAAAACAGATTTAATCTCTAAAGAAAAAGAAATGGCTATTCTACAAAAATTAAACTCTTTTGAACAAACTAATAAATTTTTATCAAAAAATGTTTCGCTTGGATTAATTGCTTCTCAATTGGATACGAACACAAAATATTTATCTGATATCATTAACAGACACAAAGAAAAAAATTTCAATACCTATATAAATGAACTTCGGATAAAGTATATATTAAATAAGCTAACTTCTGATTCCAATTATTTAAATTACAAAATTTCTTATTTAGCTGAAGAAAGTGGCTTTTCTTCTCATAGCAGTTTTGTTTCTGCTTTCAAATCGTATACAGGAACGACTCCAACTATTTTTATAAAAACCATTAATCTGACTCAAAAATAA
- a CDS encoding phospho-sugar mutase, with product MTSSLDNAKLWLSDAYDAETRKAVQDLIDNNPTELDDSFYKNLEFGTGGMRGIMGVGTNRLNKYTLGAATQGLANYINQQFPNKEKKVAIAYDVRHNSDTFAKMVADVLTANGINVYLFESFRPTPELSFTVRHLGCDAGIVLTASHNPPIYNGYKVYWNDGAQIVPPQDGEIINEVNNVKVEEIKFQGNDALLTYIGKEIDEAFIDACVANGSFTQEGKEDIKIVFTSIHGTAVAITPKAFEKAGFTQVHQVAEQAIPSGDFPTVKSPNPEEPEALTMAVALANEIDADVVIGTDPDADRVGVATRNNEGEIVLLNGNQMNTVLAYYLLEKWQEAGKLVGKEFIASTIVTSDIFYDIAAKFNVDCKVGLTGFKWIADMIRKFEGKESFVGGGEESFGFMVGDFIRDKDSVTTALLVSEIAAVQKAKGSSLYNKLMEIYLEIGKAYQEDLISIVKPGKEGAELIAKMMVEFRSNPPKELAGSKVVRVKDFQSSIDKDLTSGEEKAIEIPKSNVLIFYTEDGSKVACRPSGTEPKIKYYFSVNAPLSNKEDYPAVQKALLAKIDLLKEDFSK from the coding sequence ATGACTTCAAGTTTAGATAATGCTAAATTATGGCTTTCTGACGCTTATGATGCGGAAACAAGAAAGGCTGTTCAAGATTTAATTGATAATAATCCAACCGAATTAGACGATTCTTTTTATAAAAACCTTGAGTTTGGAACAGGAGGAATGCGTGGTATAATGGGAGTTGGAACAAATCGTTTAAACAAATATACACTTGGTGCAGCGACGCAAGGTTTAGCAAATTATATCAATCAACAATTTCCGAATAAAGAGAAAAAAGTTGCGATTGCTTACGATGTTCGCCATAATTCGGATACGTTCGCAAAAATGGTTGCAGATGTTTTGACTGCGAATGGAATCAATGTTTATTTGTTCGAATCTTTTCGTCCAACGCCAGAATTGTCTTTCACAGTTCGTCATTTAGGTTGTGATGCTGGAATTGTGTTGACAGCTTCTCATAATCCTCCAATTTACAATGGTTACAAGGTTTATTGGAATGATGGAGCGCAAATTGTTCCGCCACAAGATGGAGAAATTATCAACGAAGTAAATAATGTAAAAGTTGAAGAAATCAAATTTCAAGGGAACGATGCATTGTTGACATATATCGGAAAAGAAATTGATGAAGCTTTTATTGATGCTTGTGTAGCAAATGGAAGTTTTACGCAAGAAGGTAAAGAAGATATAAAAATTGTTTTCACTTCTATTCACGGAACTGCAGTTGCAATTACGCCAAAAGCTTTTGAAAAAGCTGGTTTTACTCAAGTTCATCAAGTTGCTGAGCAAGCAATTCCAAGTGGAGATTTCCCGACAGTAAAATCGCCAAATCCAGAAGAACCAGAAGCATTAACTATGGCAGTTGCTTTAGCAAATGAAATTGATGCTGATGTTGTGATTGGAACAGATCCTGATGCGGATCGTGTAGGTGTTGCAACGCGTAACAATGAAGGTGAAATTGTTTTATTAAATGGTAACCAAATGAACACTGTGTTGGCTTACTATTTATTAGAAAAATGGCAAGAAGCAGGTAAATTAGTTGGAAAAGAATTTATCGCTTCGACAATTGTAACGTCTGATATTTTCTATGATATTGCTGCTAAATTCAATGTTGATTGTAAAGTTGGATTAACAGGTTTTAAATGGATTGCTGATATGATTCGCAAATTCGAAGGCAAAGAAAGTTTTGTTGGAGGAGGAGAAGAATCGTTCGGATTTATGGTTGGAGATTTTATCCGCGATAAAGATTCTGTTACAACAGCTTTATTAGTTTCTGAAATTGCTGCTGTACAAAAAGCGAAAGGAAGTTCATTGTACAATAAATTAATGGAAATCTATCTTGAAATCGGAAAAGCATATCAAGAAGATTTAATTAGTATTGTAAAACCTGGAAAAGAAGGTGCAGAGTTAATTGCTAAAATGATGGTGGAATTTAGATCAAATCCTCCAAAAGAATTAGCAGGTTCTAAAGTTGTTCGTGTAAAAGATTTTCAATCTTCTATCGACAAAGATTTGACTTCTGGTGAAGAAAAAGCGATTGAAATACCTAAGTCAAATGTATTGATTTTCTATACAGAGGATGGAAGTAAAGTAGCTTGTCGACCTTCTGGAACAGAACCAAAGATTAAATATTATTTCTCTGTAAATGCTCCACTTTCTAACAAAGAAGATTATCCAGCTGTTCAAAAAGCGTTGTTAGCGAAAATCGATTTGTTGAAAGAAGATTTTAGCAAATAA
- a CDS encoding DUF47 domain-containing protein, which yields MSVNSFFKLFTPKDKVFYPLFEEASKSLIKLAELLHECVNAPVEEREDYIAQISKIESKIEYLTQKTNLELSKNFITPFDREDIYQLVKSIDYVADNLNGAANRINIYQVDKITKSIRKITAVNLEACQLIGEGIEQLKDLRNVNRIYEICERINKLENKSDRIFDKAVQEIFENETDAKNIIKYKEVLSSLESATDKCKSVANVLEAVAVKHS from the coding sequence ATGTCGGTAAACTCATTTTTTAAATTATTTACTCCAAAGGATAAAGTTTTCTATCCTTTGTTCGAGGAGGCTTCAAAAAGTTTAATCAAATTAGCTGAATTGTTACACGAATGTGTAAACGCTCCAGTTGAGGAACGCGAAGATTACATCGCACAAATTTCTAAAATCGAAAGTAAAATTGAATATCTTACTCAAAAAACAAATTTAGAGTTAAGTAAAAACTTTATCACGCCTTTTGACAGAGAAGATATTTATCAATTAGTAAAATCTATCGATTATGTTGCAGATAATTTAAATGGTGCAGCGAATCGTATCAATATTTATCAAGTAGATAAAATTACAAAATCTATCCGCAAAATTACAGCTGTTAACTTAGAGGCTTGTCAATTAATCGGTGAAGGAATTGAGCAATTGAAAGATTTGAGAAACGTAAATCGTATTTACGAAATATGTGAACGAATCAATAAATTAGAAAATAAATCGGATCGTATTTTTGATAAAGCGGTTCAAGAAATTTTTGAGAACGAAACTGATGCCAAAAACATCATCAAATACAAGGAAGTTTTATCTTCATTAGAATCTGCAACAGATAAGTGTAAAAGTGTTGCAAATGTATTGGAAGCAGTAGCGGTAAAACACTCATAA
- a CDS encoding tetratricopeptide repeat protein — MKYNIYFTIFILSGVMCFGQSDSTKLKNIYQTAKENIYNNPKKAINQADILIKNSNGNIKILVDSYFIKANAFANLRDNEKALFYLNKTYDIVKNLKNDSQKIDVIHRIAAIYQNLKLYDKSLTYLNEAEKIINQIKDEDKKFETISYNYTVRGLIFKDLNNCETAIDYFNKAIKNYDKINNKFIASSNKSVIYYNLGFCYFKSDPKASEDAYHKSYELAKKSGTNILIAYSLKGLGEYYFKTNNYETSLDYLNKSLQSLNKTEDSTLKRNIYNLISLNAIAKQNWRLFEKADSLSAIYNKHVVSSETKSVYKAIQAVEDEENYNLKNSFFTTIFIVITSSFIVLTISVLYFRKKKKITSKNIILHQELTAILNKEQ, encoded by the coding sequence ATGAAGTATAATATTTATTTTACGATTTTTATTCTAAGCGGTGTGATGTGTTTTGGACAAAGCGACTCTACTAAACTAAAAAACATATACCAAACTGCAAAAGAGAACATATATAACAACCCTAAAAAAGCTATAAATCAAGCTGATATTTTAATAAAAAATAGCAATGGCAACATAAAAATATTGGTTGATAGTTATTTTATAAAAGCCAATGCATTTGCTAACTTAAGAGACAACGAAAAAGCATTATTTTATTTAAATAAGACATATGATATTGTTAAGAACTTAAAAAATGATTCTCAAAAAATAGATGTTATTCATCGTATTGCAGCTATTTATCAGAATTTAAAATTATATGATAAATCTTTAACTTATTTAAATGAAGCTGAAAAGATAATCAACCAAATAAAAGACGAGGATAAAAAATTTGAAACAATTAGTTACAACTACACAGTAAGAGGATTAATTTTCAAAGATTTAAACAATTGTGAAACTGCCATTGATTATTTTAATAAGGCTATAAAAAATTATGATAAAATAAACAATAAGTTTATTGCTTCATCTAACAAAAGTGTTATTTATTACAACTTAGGTTTTTGTTATTTTAAGTCTGATCCGAAAGCTTCTGAAGACGCTTATCATAAATCGTATGAGTTAGCCAAAAAATCTGGAACCAATATATTGATTGCCTATTCACTAAAAGGGCTTGGTGAATATTATTTTAAAACAAATAATTATGAAACCTCTCTTGATTATCTTAATAAATCATTACAATCATTAAACAAAACAGAAGACTCTACATTAAAAAGAAATATCTATAATTTAATTAGCCTAAATGCAATTGCAAAACAAAATTGGCGACTTTTTGAAAAAGCAGATAGCTTATCAGCAATTTATAATAAGCATGTCGTATCATCAGAAACAAAATCTGTATATAAAGCTATTCAAGCTGTTGAAGATGAAGAAAATTACAATCTAAAAAACTCTTTTTTCACTACTATTTTCATAGTCATAACATCAAGTTTTATTGTATTAACAATCAGTGTTTTATATTTTAGAAAAAAGAAAAAAATAACTTCAAAAAACATAATTTTACACCAAGAATTAACGGCTATCTTAAATAAAGAACAATGA
- a CDS encoding glycosyltransferase family 2 protein yields MDISVVVPLLNEQDSLEELFYRIKKVCEQNDFTFEVIFVDDGSTDDSWQIIEYIANFNTEVKGIKFRKNYGKSPALSAAFKEVKGDVVITMDADLQDFPEEIPSLYKMLKNQKADIVSGWKENRQDNKLTKNLPSKLFNGVARKTSGVKLHDFNCGLKAYRWEVTQNIELYGDMHRYIPVLAKNAGYSRIIEKKVKHQARKYGVSKFGANRFVNGFLDLITLFFASRFGNKPMHIFGLLGTLMFILGFFASFYLGIEKLYKVYISHTPARLITDSPYFYISLVFMILGTQLFLAGFLGELIVRNNRDKQLYLVQKELNLN; encoded by the coding sequence ATGGATATTTCAGTTGTTGTTCCTTTATTGAATGAACAAGATTCCTTAGAGGAATTATTCTACAGAATCAAAAAAGTCTGTGAACAGAATGATTTTACATTCGAAGTTATTTTCGTTGATGACGGAAGTACAGATGATTCGTGGCAAATTATCGAATATATTGCCAACTTCAATACAGAAGTGAAAGGAATTAAATTCCGTAAAAATTATGGTAAATCTCCAGCACTTAGCGCTGCTTTTAAAGAAGTAAAAGGTGATGTTGTGATTACTATGGATGCAGATTTACAAGATTTTCCTGAGGAAATTCCGTCGTTATACAAAATGCTGAAAAACCAAAAAGCAGATATTGTTTCGGGTTGGAAAGAAAATCGTCAAGATAATAAGTTGACAAAAAATCTTCCTTCCAAATTATTCAATGGTGTTGCACGTAAAACGTCTGGTGTAAAATTGCACGATTTTAATTGTGGTTTGAAAGCTTATCGTTGGGAAGTGACGCAAAATATTGAATTGTATGGAGATATGCACCGCTATATTCCTGTTTTAGCGAAAAATGCTGGATATTCGAGAATTATTGAGAAAAAAGTAAAACATCAAGCGCGTAAATATGGTGTGTCAAAATTTGGAGCAAATCGTTTTGTAAATGGTTTCTTGGATTTGATTACACTTTTCTTTGCATCAAGATTCGGGAATAAACCAATGCATATTTTCGGTTTATTGGGAACATTGATGTTTATTTTAGGATTTTTCGCTTCATTTTATTTAGGTATTGAGAAATTATACAAAGTTTATATTTCGCATACACCAGCCAGATTAATTACAGATAGTCCTTATTTTTATATCTCGTTAGTTTTTATGATTTTGGGAACGCAATTATTTTTGGCGGGATTTTTGGGCGAGTTAATTGTTCGTAATAATCGCGATAAACAATTGTATTTAGTTCAAAAAGAATTGAATTTAAACTAA
- a CDS encoding inorganic phosphate transporter, whose translation MQLTVLFIIIGLAILFDFLNGFHDAANSIATVVTTKVLTPIQAVIWAAFFNFVAFFIAKFIIGEFGVADTIAKIIKEDVVVAFGSNPSVVVMAALSAAITWNILTWKLGIPSSSSHTLIGGLAGGALAATGYDFSAINSTIILTIIAFILVAPIIGLVAGNVIYIITLNLCRNAKPHKADAWFKKLQLVSSAMLSIGHGLNDSQKVMGVITFALLANQTAIVNTDMNDWILNDVFNWKHWFITTSSTDIHDWVPIMCFSAIALGTLGGGMKILKTMGNKITKITPIEGFTAQTASAITLFFTEHIKMPVSTTHVITGSIIGVGMVKRVSAVRWGVTISLLWAWILTIPVSALIATGFYYLFSMFF comes from the coding sequence ATGCAATTAACTGTATTATTTATCATTATCGGTTTAGCCATTTTATTTGATTTCTTAAATGGTTTTCACGATGCCGCAAACTCTATTGCAACCGTTGTTACTACAAAGGTTTTAACTCCAATTCAGGCTGTTATTTGGGCTGCATTTTTCAATTTTGTTGCTTTTTTCATTGCCAAATTTATCATTGGAGAATTCGGAGTTGCAGACACAATCGCTAAAATTATCAAAGAAGATGTTGTTGTCGCATTTGGCTCTAATCCATCTGTAGTTGTTATGGCAGCACTTTCTGCCGCTATTACTTGGAATATTTTAACTTGGAAATTAGGAATCCCTTCTTCCTCATCTCACACATTGATTGGAGGATTAGCTGGAGGTGCATTAGCTGCGACAGGTTATGATTTTTCTGCGATTAATAGTACAATTATCTTAACGATTATCGCTTTCATTTTGGTCGCGCCAATTATTGGTTTAGTCGCTGGTAATGTTATTTACATCATCACGCTGAATCTTTGTCGAAATGCAAAACCGCATAAAGCAGATGCTTGGTTCAAGAAATTGCAATTGGTTTCATCTGCCATGTTGAGTATTGGTCATGGTTTGAATGATTCTCAAAAAGTAATGGGAGTAATCACATTTGCTTTACTTGCCAATCAAACTGCGATTGTTAATACTGATATGAATGATTGGATTTTGAATGATGTTTTCAATTGGAAACATTGGTTCATCACAACAAGTAGTACTGATATTCATGATTGGGTTCCGATTATGTGTTTCTCGGCAATTGCTTTAGGAACTTTAGGTGGCGGAATGAAAATCTTAAAAACGATGGGAAATAAAATTACAAAAATTACTCCTATCGAAGGTTTCACAGCGCAAACAGCTTCAGCTATTACATTATTTTTTACTGAACATATCAAAATGCCAGTTTCTACAACTCACGTGATTACGGGTTCTATTATTGGTGTTGGAATGGTAAAAAGAGTTTCTGCTGTTCGTTGGGGAGTTACAATTAGTTTATTATGGGCTTGGATTTTGACAATTCCAGTTTCTGCACTTATTGCAACAGGATTTTATTATCTATTTTCAATGTTTTTCTAA
- a CDS encoding T9SS type A sorting domain-containing protein: MKKHYFLSLFVTLCSLQINAQTEAYFSQALGTSIRSINNNGLGLSAVKYFDYNTKVYTIAETALGISQLNTINDNGDITGEMKISGTSNKVPAFKTKTNDWKQIGVFQDFVFGKSTFTVFDYSENGKYIVGQMSKRINDKDIYGSFIYYTETGELRPIFNEKYLALAVYTINDEGLMAGWVDDEGNNGGTRRIPCLIDQDLKITYIDETLPKSAVSDIMKINVNGLMAGEWEGLPMVYNHKTGERKSIKIYDGFYAGAFEDISDNGIAVGYMTTINSANQLVREAVIWHESFGDQVQLLSDYVKKAGFSIDTYDGMMGTALTISNNGKYIGGYDNSAFNFGRGWVVKLDEKLLNTDENIKSTNNINVYPTLVSSTLNISSDYIINQYTITTIDGKVVKKSNLNNIKEKIEVSSLSKGIYIITINSNHTTKSVKFIKQ; encoded by the coding sequence ATGAAAAAACATTACTTTTTATCCCTATTTGTTACTTTATGTAGTTTACAAATAAATGCACAAACAGAAGCTTATTTTTCTCAAGCTTTAGGTACATCAATTAGGAGTATTAATAACAACGGATTAGGTTTATCTGCTGTAAAATATTTCGATTACAACACCAAAGTTTACACCATTGCTGAAACAGCTTTAGGAATAAGTCAATTAAATACAATAAATGACAATGGTGATATTACTGGAGAAATGAAAATTTCTGGAACAAGTAATAAAGTACCTGCTTTTAAAACAAAAACTAATGATTGGAAACAAATTGGCGTTTTTCAAGATTTTGTTTTCGGCAAAAGTACCTTTACTGTTTTTGATTATTCCGAAAATGGAAAGTATATCGTTGGCCAAATGTCAAAAAGAATTAATGATAAAGATATATATGGATCTTTTATCTATTATACAGAAACAGGCGAACTAAGACCTATATTTAATGAAAAATATTTAGCATTAGCTGTTTACACTATTAATGACGAAGGGTTAATGGCTGGATGGGTTGATGATGAAGGAAATAATGGAGGAACAAGACGAATTCCTTGTTTAATCGATCAAGATTTAAAGATTACATACATAGATGAAACTCTTCCAAAATCCGCAGTTTCAGATATCATGAAAATTAATGTAAATGGGCTAATGGCAGGAGAATGGGAAGGACTTCCTATGGTCTATAATCATAAAACAGGTGAAAGAAAATCTATAAAAATCTATGATGGTTTTTATGCAGGAGCTTTTGAAGATATTTCTGATAATGGAATTGCTGTAGGATATATGACCACTATAAATAGTGCTAATCAACTAGTTAGAGAGGCTGTAATTTGGCACGAATCTTTTGGCGATCAAGTACAACTTTTAAGCGATTATGTTAAAAAAGCTGGTTTCTCTATTGATACTTATGATGGTATGATGGGAACAGCTTTAACAATCTCTAATAACGGAAAATATATTGGTGGTTATGATAATTCTGCTTTTAACTTTGGAAGAGGATGGGTTGTCAAGCTAGATGAAAAACTATTAAACACAGACGAAAATATCAAATCTACAAACAATATAAATGTATATCCTACTTTAGTTTCATCAACTCTTAACATTTCATCTGATTATATTATCAATCAATATACAATTACAACTATTGACGGGAAAGTAGTTAAAAAATCAAATCTCAATAATATAAAAGAAAAGATTGAAGTATCATCATTATCAAAAGGAATTTACATTATTACAATCAATTCAAATCATACTACCAAATCTGTAAAATTTATTAAACAATAA
- a CDS encoding inorganic phosphate transporter has product MTEFFSAFSSMLTSTPGMLLITIIVLAFVFDYINGFHDAANSIATIVATKVLTPFQAVLWAAAFNFAAYFISVYWIGEFKIGNTIAKSVNEHFITLEVILAGIIAAISWNLLTWKFGIPSSSSHTLIGGFIGAALAHAGGFSAGGEDVIVYKKVIPIVCFIVLAPLIGMIIASILTIITLHICKRAKPAKAEWWFKKLQLVSSALFSLGHGMNDAQKVMGIIGAAVIFYHMNVDFDPAYVQAEDKFQYFVAHWMWVPITSFVVIALGTMGGGWKIIKTMGSKITKVTPLEGVVAETSGAMTLYISEHFGIPVSTTHTITGSIIGVGLTKRVSAVRWGVTISLLWAWVLTIPVSALLAALIYYIVTLFV; this is encoded by the coding sequence ATGACAGAATTTTTTTCAGCGTTTTCGAGCATGCTTACGTCAACGCCAGGAATGTTATTGATTACTATTATCGTCTTAGCTTTTGTTTTTGATTATATAAATGGTTTTCACGACGCAGCAAATTCTATTGCTACCATTGTCGCTACTAAGGTTTTAACACCTTTTCAGGCTGTACTTTGGGCAGCAGCATTCAACTTTGCAGCTTATTTTATTTCGGTCTATTGGATTGGAGAATTTAAGATTGGTAATACGATTGCAAAATCGGTTAACGAGCATTTTATTACACTAGAAGTTATTTTAGCTGGAATTATCGCTGCCATTTCTTGGAACTTATTAACATGGAAGTTTGGTATTCCTTCTTCTTCTTCTCATACATTAATTGGTGGTTTTATTGGAGCTGCATTAGCTCATGCTGGTGGTTTTTCTGCTGGTGGAGAAGATGTAATTGTTTACAAAAAAGTAATTCCTATTGTATGCTTTATTGTATTAGCACCATTAATTGGTATGATTATCGCCTCAATATTAACCATAATCACGCTTCATATTTGTAAAAGAGCCAAACCTGCAAAAGCAGAATGGTGGTTCAAGAAATTGCAATTGGTTTCTTCTGCCCTTTTCTCTTTAGGACACGGTATGAATGATGCGCAAAAGGTAATGGGTATTATTGGAGCAGCGGTTATCTTCTATCACATGAATGTCGATTTTGACCCAGCTTATGTACAAGCAGAAGATAAATTCCAATATTTCGTAGCGCATTGGATGTGGGTTCCTATTACATCGTTTGTTGTTATCGCATTAGGTACAATGGGTGGTGGATGGAAAATCATCAAAACAATGGGGTCTAAAATTACAAAAGTAACACCATTAGAAGGTGTAGTAGCTGAAACTTCAGGAGCAATGACGCTTTATATTTCTGAGCATTTCGGAATTCCAGTTTCTACAACGCATACAATTACAGGTTCTATTATTGGTGTAGGTTTAACGAAACGTGTATCTGCAGTTCGTTGGGGAGTAACAATTAGTTTACTTTGGGCTTGGGTTCTTACCATTCCAGTCTCAGCATTATTAGCTGCATTGATTTACTACATCGTAACATTATTTGTTTAA
- a CDS encoding DUF4199 family protein — protein MVSFNKIFKNSLVLTAITLALFFALYFYFSLNGTVSVKDYYTYSFMICCFIVLPLYALYCFLTIFNLSKNKAKNHQTSEELMTFKEGFKVGFYTIFFAGIMSLIVIFVFFNTYGEWAQDSLKQGLLDTFTSNMSDPKVAKDIETFRNSDDYKTLNLFTVKNFFGLFSIFLSFYIAIAAMFSQFLKKRVF, from the coding sequence ATGGTTAGTTTTAATAAAATTTTCAAAAACTCTTTGGTGCTTACGGCAATTACATTAGCATTGTTTTTCGCACTTTACTTTTATTTTTCGTTAAATGGAACAGTTTCTGTAAAAGATTATTACACTTACAGCTTCATGATTTGCTGTTTTATTGTATTACCTTTATATGCATTATATTGTTTCTTAACAATTTTCAATTTATCGAAAAATAAAGCAAAAAATCATCAAACTTCAGAAGAATTAATGACTTTCAAAGAAGGTTTCAAAGTTGGTTTCTACACAATTTTCTTCGCAGGAATCATGAGTTTGATTGTTATTTTTGTATTCTTCAATACTTATGGAGAATGGGCACAAGATAGTTTGAAACAAGGATTGTTAGACACTTTTACGTCTAATATGTCTGATCCAAAAGTCGCAAAAGATATCGAAACATTCAGAAATTCGGATGATTATAAAACACTTAATTTATTTACTGTGAAAAACTTCTTCGGATTATTCTCAATTTTCTTATCTTTCTACATCGCAATTGCAGCGATGTTTTCACAATTCTTAAAAAAACGTGTTTTTTAA
- a CDS encoding GIN domain-containing protein yields the protein MKKIILLGFLGLVATSCSSSIDGEGAATAQKEYTADNIKDLSVSCNCNVILVPGNKSGVKVESHQNIIDNLEVEAKNNAVTIKEKSNVDHYSAYDLYVYVTRDLEKIDVNKQTSLTTSGTLNVDKLTMNAKDQARINQTFLITNNFDLKAEDQSNIMLEGTAGTMKVKAYGEAQLNLFKYEVNEANFTTDDNALLDINARQTLYGSAKGNSIVNFMGDPNKDTKIADRAQVLKK from the coding sequence ATGAAAAAAATAATTTTATTAGGATTTTTAGGTTTAGTTGCAACTTCGTGTTCATCATCAATTGATGGAGAAGGTGCTGCAACGGCTCAAAAAGAATATACTGCTGACAATATCAAAGATTTGAGCGTTTCGTGTAATTGTAATGTTATTTTGGTTCCGGGAAATAAATCTGGAGTTAAAGTAGAATCGCATCAAAATATTATTGACAATTTAGAAGTTGAAGCAAAAAATAATGCGGTTACAATCAAAGAAAAATCAAATGTAGACCATTATAGTGCCTATGATTTGTATGTTTATGTGACGCGTGATTTAGAAAAAATCGATGTGAATAAACAAACTTCTTTGACAACTTCTGGAACATTGAATGTCGATAAATTGACAATGAATGCGAAGGATCAAGCAAGAATTAATCAAACTTTTTTGATTACAAACAACTTTGATTTAAAAGCGGAAGATCAATCTAATATCATGTTAGAAGGAACTGCTGGAACTATGAAAGTGAAAGCTTATGGCGAAGCACAATTGAATTTGTTCAAATACGAAGTCAACGAAGCTAATTTCACAACTGATGATAATGCTTTGTTAGATATCAATGCGCGCCAAACGCTTTATGGTTCTGCAAAAGGAAACTCAATCGTTAATTTTATGGGCGATCCAAATAAGGATACAAAAATTGCCGACCGTGCCCAAGTATTAAAAAAATAA